In a genomic window of Dyadobacter fermentans DSM 18053:
- a CDS encoding sensor histidine kinase — protein MRPYLFGQKWLLGFALALVYIPLRTYINVPQQNWNTIPRNLPLFGLEIVISTVFYTAWIYLMDWFLRKQASLSGADKSPAFSIRDQLITLIPAVLLAFLFNMMLARTWGLMSQWWNPLPRPVMSDPRVRDLMYTRWRAGQALTILALIAAYYLCVSIQVQEKMKKLLVSSERLEKENMHARFLALKNQVSPHFLFNNLSVLSSLVESRPEQSGEFIQELSSAYRYILEQSELDKISLKEEMRFLDTYMYLLRTRFKEKVVLDSRLTPAEQERYAIIPLTLQLLVENAVKHNTMSVVNPLIISISIMDQMLVVSNPLQLRQQDQPTTRLGLKNIISRYKLLQDKDVVIEQTAMHFTVKIPLMS, from the coding sequence ATGCGGCCTTATCTTTTCGGGCAAAAATGGCTGCTGGGTTTCGCCCTTGCACTGGTTTACATTCCGCTCCGAACATATATCAATGTACCTCAGCAGAATTGGAACACGATACCACGGAACCTGCCGCTTTTCGGGCTTGAAATCGTGATCAGTACCGTTTTCTATACCGCCTGGATTTACCTGATGGACTGGTTTTTAAGAAAGCAGGCCTCCCTAAGCGGTGCCGATAAATCACCCGCGTTCAGCATCCGCGACCAGCTCATCACCCTCATTCCGGCGGTGCTGCTGGCATTCCTTTTCAATATGATGCTGGCCCGGACGTGGGGCCTCATGAGCCAATGGTGGAACCCGCTGCCCAGGCCGGTAATGAGCGATCCGCGCGTGCGCGACCTCATGTACACGCGCTGGCGGGCAGGCCAGGCGCTCACGATCCTCGCGCTCATTGCGGCCTATTACCTTTGCGTGAGCATTCAGGTGCAGGAAAAAATGAAAAAGCTCCTCGTAAGCTCGGAAAGGCTGGAAAAGGAGAATATGCACGCGCGTTTTCTGGCATTGAAAAACCAGGTGAGCCCCCATTTTTTGTTCAATAACCTCAGCGTGCTGTCGTCGCTGGTGGAATCGAGGCCGGAGCAGTCGGGGGAGTTTATACAGGAATTGTCCTCGGCGTACCGCTACATTCTCGAACAATCGGAGCTGGATAAGATCAGTTTAAAGGAGGAAATGCGGTTTCTGGACACTTATATGTACCTGCTGCGGACGCGTTTCAAGGAAAAAGTGGTGCTCGACTCCCGGCTCACCCCGGCGGAACAGGAGCGGTATGCGATTATTCCGCTTACTTTGCAGCTGTTGGTCGAAAATGCCGTGAAACATAACACCATGTCGGTAGTTAATCCTTTGATTATCAGTATTTCAATTATGGATCAAATGCTTGTCGTGAGCAATCCGCTGCAGCTCCGGCAGCAGGACCAGCCTACGACGCGCCTCGGATTGAAGAATATTATCAGCCGGTATAAACTGTTGCAGGACAAGGATGTGGTGATCGAACAAACTGCCATGCATTTTACCGTTAAAATCCCCCTGATGTCATGA
- a CDS encoding LytR/AlgR family response regulator transcription factor, whose protein sequence is MNVLIVEDEELSAERLQNLIRNIDPSIHVLAIIPSVFETIAYLQNAANTQPDLIFLDVHLEDDNGFRIIENQDLMIPVIFTTAFDDYLLRAFKTNSIDYLLKPINPLELQASLNKFRRIRSNEEVKKADVKYKDRFLVTAGPRVFTFKTSEIAYFTIEERATFLRLFDGRHFAVEYSLEKLSQMLDPAEFFRINRHMLLSLHAIREMHAISAGKLKIDLHPAAAQETFVSAERMTEFKNWLGK, encoded by the coding sequence ATGAACGTGCTGATCGTAGAGGATGAAGAGCTCAGCGCGGAGCGCTTGCAGAACCTAATACGGAATATCGATCCCTCCATCCATGTCCTGGCCATCATTCCGTCGGTGTTTGAAACCATTGCTTACCTTCAAAATGCCGCGAACACGCAGCCGGACCTAATTTTCCTCGATGTCCACCTAGAAGACGACAACGGTTTCCGGATCATCGAAAACCAGGATCTCATGATCCCGGTCATTTTCACCACCGCATTCGACGATTACCTGCTGCGCGCATTCAAAACCAACAGCATCGATTATCTGCTGAAACCCATTAATCCGCTCGAATTGCAGGCTTCGCTGAACAAATTCAGGCGGATAAGGAGCAATGAAGAGGTGAAGAAGGCGGACGTGAAATACAAGGACCGTTTCCTGGTCACCGCCGGCCCGAGGGTATTTACATTCAAAACTTCCGAAATCGCGTATTTCACCATCGAAGAGCGCGCCACGTTTCTCCGGTTGTTCGACGGCCGGCATTTTGCGGTCGAATACAGCCTCGAAAAGCTCTCCCAAATGCTCGACCCGGCCGAATTTTTCCGGATCAACCGCCACATGCTGCTCTCGCTGCACGCTATCCGCGAAATGCACGCAATTTCGGCAGGGAAGCTCAAAATCGACCTCCACCCGGCCGCTGCGCAGGAAACTTTTGTGAGCGCCGAGCGCATGACCGAGTTTAAAAATTGGCTTGGTAAATAA
- a CDS encoding VWA domain-containing protein codes for MFLVNTHTSRSLRMRQLYILFLLFIFTYRPVAAQQEAPQTSLNHYIEFLSQSSEQVIRRFQMLRGYQEDVTRYRKKPDYGLRLPSSGPLEAYYYKKAEGGLGIEAGKRKQLNAGLENVWQVLNKLDETCKALETYVRLKDYERDNLKKSEALIAEMQSLFERYAHDKNALYTQIRQVYASVQNRPAADPYMVTEKAMGEVITAQQRLLDALPYYLSEETKAEWPVALVRQSMLDDEKALSTIGNTASQLQYPASDMVGTFKSALASMQDIKRRALNDHNFAAQQSAAHGNAVYLSLVEQFNHDMLEFYKAFVGYSKPGHLLLNYPFFSPVMRSGSAGDAVPEANGTPPFQDKTFQPLNVKKAPAPANAALIRTLNQYVDWINQSLRQMHLLQMIVRNYQSSAEYYRDPAKAQKRANLSYSHEDFKLPASEYALLLSASTVIPEPYRKAVTGQAEVLMNVLQEMDGLSIELVRYTSEKQYLKDQLKRSDAILDRYVVLFNTLDKKKEELYNDIRRIHESYPNATQASSWYIAGSAMLKTMDKGHDVLFGVRDYQAGEKTKMPETANLEADSRQLIADEYKNMKGLQRYGRSNGLCPYTPYEDLGANAGRFAEKVQQYKPAAPGYAAHPYEPFYYFYNNELVYEYNNFIELSKAGLLKTINQPDVFAFRRTKPQNAVVPPAKVEEPKVEKPAGRPAEDIAQVKTNSAEMPAAQQSPVRNVRPLTNEAAPSAPAAQATRDTVYVERVRVDTVYVDRNAQLQNVTRSLDGFAPNNMVLLLDVSSSMNSPYKMPLLKRSIKSLLTLVRPEDMISIVLYSGKARVVLKPTSGAKASEISRMIDLLQSDGDTDGNEGIKLAYKTANKQYIRGGNNRIVLATDGEFPVSDEVMDMIRQNARQDVYLSIFTFGRHEHTGQKLKKLSELGMGSYAHVTDASADLQLILEAQAKKLAGK; via the coding sequence GTGTTTTTGGTTAACACACATACTTCCAGAAGTTTACGTATGCGGCAGCTCTACATTCTATTTCTTCTTTTCATATTCACCTACCGCCCGGTGGCGGCGCAGCAGGAAGCGCCGCAAACCTCATTGAACCATTACATCGAATTTTTGAGCCAATCGTCCGAACAGGTTATCCGGCGGTTTCAAATGCTGCGTGGTTACCAGGAAGATGTGACGCGCTATCGGAAAAAACCGGACTATGGACTACGCCTGCCGTCGTCGGGGCCGCTGGAAGCGTATTATTACAAAAAGGCGGAGGGCGGACTGGGCATCGAGGCCGGAAAACGGAAGCAGCTGAATGCAGGGTTGGAAAACGTTTGGCAAGTCCTCAACAAGCTCGACGAAACCTGCAAAGCGCTCGAAACCTACGTGCGGTTAAAGGACTACGAACGCGACAATCTGAAAAAATCCGAGGCCCTGATCGCCGAAATGCAGTCGCTTTTTGAACGCTATGCACATGATAAAAACGCATTGTATACGCAAATCAGGCAGGTTTATGCCAGCGTTCAAAACCGCCCGGCTGCTGATCCTTACATGGTTACGGAAAAGGCAATGGGAGAGGTGATAACCGCGCAGCAGCGTTTGCTGGACGCATTGCCCTATTATTTAAGTGAAGAAACGAAGGCCGAATGGCCGGTAGCACTCGTGCGCCAGAGCATGCTGGACGATGAAAAAGCATTGTCGACCATTGGCAATACTGCTTCCCAGCTACAATACCCGGCGTCGGATATGGTGGGGACTTTTAAATCGGCGCTGGCCTCGATGCAGGATATCAAACGGCGTGCGCTGAATGATCATAATTTCGCAGCGCAACAGTCGGCAGCGCATGGTAATGCCGTGTATTTGTCTTTGGTAGAGCAATTTAACCATGATATGCTCGAATTTTACAAGGCGTTTGTCGGGTATAGTAAACCCGGGCATTTGCTGCTGAATTATCCGTTTTTCAGTCCGGTGATGCGGAGCGGAAGTGCAGGGGATGCGGTGCCGGAGGCGAACGGCACACCGCCGTTTCAGGACAAAACATTCCAGCCGCTGAACGTAAAAAAGGCACCGGCGCCCGCCAATGCGGCATTAATCAGGACATTGAACCAATATGTGGACTGGATCAACCAGTCGCTGCGCCAAATGCATTTGCTGCAAATGATCGTGCGTAACTACCAGAGCTCGGCCGAATACTACCGCGATCCCGCCAAAGCGCAGAAGCGTGCAAACCTGAGCTATTCGCACGAGGATTTCAAGTTGCCCGCGTCGGAATATGCATTGCTTTTGAGCGCCAGTACGGTCATTCCCGAGCCATACCGCAAGGCTGTGACCGGCCAGGCGGAGGTTTTGATGAATGTATTGCAGGAAATGGACGGGCTGAGCATCGAACTCGTCCGCTACACCTCCGAAAAGCAGTATCTGAAAGACCAGCTCAAACGCTCCGATGCCATTCTTGACCGCTACGTGGTGCTTTTTAATACGCTGGATAAAAAGAAAGAGGAGCTCTACAACGACATTCGGCGCATCCACGAAAGCTACCCGAATGCCACCCAGGCCAGCTCCTGGTACATCGCCGGCTCCGCCATGCTCAAAACGATGGATAAAGGGCATGACGTCCTGTTCGGTGTGCGCGATTACCAGGCGGGTGAAAAGACCAAAATGCCCGAAACGGCCAATCTGGAAGCCGATAGCCGCCAACTGATCGCCGACGAGTACAAAAACATGAAAGGCTTGCAGCGCTATGGCCGCAGTAACGGACTCTGCCCATACACGCCCTACGAGGACCTGGGTGCCAACGCGGGCCGGTTTGCCGAAAAAGTGCAGCAATACAAGCCGGCGGCTCCGGGCTATGCGGCTCACCCCTATGAGCCGTTTTATTATTTCTACAACAATGAGCTGGTGTATGAATACAACAATTTCATAGAGCTCTCGAAGGCGGGCTTGCTGAAAACCATCAACCAACCCGATGTGTTCGCTTTCCGGCGCACGAAGCCTCAGAATGCCGTCGTGCCGCCTGCCAAGGTGGAGGAGCCGAAAGTCGAAAAACCTGCCGGGAGGCCGGCTGAGGACATTGCACAGGTCAAAACGAATAGCGCGGAAATGCCTGCCGCACAGCAGTCTCCCGTGCGTAATGTACGCCCGCTCACAAACGAAGCTGCACCGTCCGCGCCCGCCGCGCAGGCCACGCGGGACACCGTGTACGTGGAGCGCGTGCGGGTGGACACGGTGTACGTCGACCGCAATGCACAGCTCCAAAATGTGACTCGCTCGCTCGATGGTTTCGCACCGAATAATATGGTGCTGCTGCTGGATGTGTCGTCGTCGATGAACTCGCCGTATAAAATGCCTTTGCTGAAACGCTCCATCAAATCGCTGCTTACGCTTGTGCGGCCGGAAGATATGATTTCGATCGTGCTCTATTCTGGTAAGGCCAGGGTAGTGCTGAAACCGACTTCCGGTGCCAAAGCTTCGGAGATTTCGAGGATGATCGACCTGCTCCAATCCGATGGCGATACGGACGGGAACGAAGGCATTAAACTTGCCTATAAAACCGCCAATAAGCAATACATCCGCGGAGGCAACAACCGCATTGTGCTCGCCACCGACGGCGAGTTCCCCGTAAGCGACGAGGTGATGGATATGATCCGCCAGAATGCGCGTCAGGACGTCTATTTGAGCATTTTTACCTTTGGGCGCCACGAGCATACCGGGCAGAAACTTAAAAAACTGAGCGAACTGGGCATGGGTTCGTACGCGCACGTTACCGATGCGAGCGCCGACCTGCAACTCATTCTGGAAGCCCAGGCGAAGAAGCTGGCCGGCAAGTAG
- a CDS encoding TlpA family protein disulfide reductase, translated as MKKSCMKLIVLFALTVLLIPNPSTAQQQQFDDTPIRNINTFYQFIDEKLNKDSAFFYLQKVAGHGLSASRIPGIIHEELAQYVLNRSFPPDMDSAIVARFRRGQVVNKQLMEMIMADTNKVLKGAVNPLYLFSKIQDNPNDNQKLAQIANQFIREELSDKDIYSNRSGRYALMIYPLLRSQKELQPLAATLLKKTSDYVNDGLLLVSENTTGDNAGKRAWYRYLYAYTNVLNSEQVNDPDKKMSLLKTAFDYSPDVLDRSNNWGYFYDMFIIFGKEKASFRDEYLQFLTEHVKDQQVVFNTILEIALQQPEYKGKLKEVFHKINGPQKDFAQFWMATVDHYAQPAPPISLSMLDKSRFSNQTAAGKWILIDFWGTWCGPCRSEHPAIQKFYESVVTANAGKIAMLTIACRDTEAKVTNYMKEKKFSFPVAMSDNQVEHTYKVPGYPTKLLITPAGKYITVPAGHDWASFVTHYADL; from the coding sequence ATGAAAAAATCCTGCATGAAACTCATCGTTTTATTTGCGTTGACTGTTCTTTTAATTCCAAACCCATCCACCGCACAGCAGCAGCAGTTCGACGACACGCCGATCAGAAATATCAATACTTTTTACCAATTCATTGACGAAAAACTGAACAAAGACTCGGCCTTCTTTTACCTCCAAAAAGTGGCAGGCCACGGGCTTTCGGCCTCCCGCATTCCGGGTATTATCCATGAAGAATTAGCCCAATATGTATTAAACCGCTCATTTCCACCAGATATGGACAGCGCCATCGTTGCCCGGTTCCGACGTGGCCAGGTGGTTAACAAGCAGCTGATGGAGATGATCATGGCGGATACGAATAAAGTGCTCAAAGGCGCCGTCAATCCGCTTTATTTGTTTTCAAAGATTCAGGATAATCCAAATGACAATCAAAAACTGGCGCAGATTGCCAACCAGTTCATACGCGAAGAACTTTCCGATAAAGACATTTATTCCAACCGTTCGGGCCGCTATGCTTTGATGATTTACCCGCTACTTCGTTCTCAGAAAGAATTGCAGCCATTAGCGGCCACACTGTTGAAAAAAACCAGCGACTATGTGAATGACGGACTCTTATTGGTTTCTGAAAACACCACCGGGGACAATGCGGGCAAACGCGCCTGGTACCGGTATCTTTATGCTTATACCAATGTGCTCAATTCGGAACAGGTAAATGATCCGGACAAGAAAATGTCCTTGCTGAAAACCGCTTTCGATTACAGTCCCGACGTGCTGGACAGAAGTAATAACTGGGGTTATTTTTATGATATGTTTATAATTTTTGGGAAAGAAAAAGCATCATTCCGGGATGAATATCTTCAATTCCTGACTGAGCATGTAAAGGACCAGCAGGTTGTTTTCAACACCATTCTCGAAATTGCCCTTCAACAACCGGAATACAAGGGAAAATTAAAAGAAGTATTTCACAAAATAAATGGCCCGCAGAAAGACTTCGCCCAGTTCTGGATGGCTACCGTGGATCATTACGCCCAGCCCGCTCCCCCCATTTCATTGTCCATGCTCGATAAGTCCCGTTTTTCAAATCAGACGGCCGCTGGCAAATGGATATTGATCGATTTCTGGGGGACATGGTGTGGGCCCTGCCGCTCGGAGCATCCGGCCATTCAGAAGTTTTACGAGTCCGTCGTAACCGCAAATGCGGGCAAGATTGCCATGCTGACCATCGCCTGCCGCGACACCGAAGCAAAAGTGACGAATTACATGAAGGAAAAGAAGTTCTCCTTCCCCGTGGCGATGTCGGACAACCAGGTGGAGCATACCTATAAAGTGCCCGGTTACCCGACCAAGCTGCTCATCACACCTGCCGGGAAATACATTACAGTCCCCGCGGGGCATGATTGGGCCAGCTTCGTGACGCATTACGCTGATCTGTAA